GGTCGAGCGGCTGGCGCGGGATTTCGAGCGGGAGGGCGGTTTTACGGAGCGTCTCTACCGGCACAGGAAGCGGGCGCAACGGCGGAGCAGGCCATGACCCAACTCTCTGAAGACGCCATCGAGCAGATGGCCCTCGCCGAACTCCAGGCGCTGGGCTGGCAAACCGCCTACGGCCCGGACCTCGCTCCGGACGGTGACCGGCCGGAGAGGGAGAGTTATGGCGACGTGGTGCTCGTGGGGCGGCTTCGGGATGCGCTGGTGCGGATCAACCCCGAGCTGCCGGGTGCGGCCGTCGAGGAGGCGCTGCGCAAGGTGCTGACGCCGGAGAGCCCGGCGCTCATCGAGAACAACCGGCGCTTCCACCGGATGCTCACCGACGGGGTGGACGTATCGTGGATGGGGCCCGAGGGGGAGCGGCACGGCAAGGCGTGGCTGCTCGACGTGGAGCACCCCGAGCGGAACGACTGGCTCGCGGTCAACCAGTTCACGGTGGTGGAGGGCAAGCGCACGCGGCGGCCGGACCTCGTGCTGTTCGTGAACGGCCTGCCCCTGGCCGTGATCGAACTCAAGAACCCGGGTGACGAGCAGGCCACGCTGCGCCAGGCCTTTCGGCAGCTCCAGACGTACAAGCGGGAGATCCCGGCGCTGTTCACCTACAACGGGATCGGCGTCATCTCCGACGGCATGCGGGCCCGGTTCGGCACCCTCGCCTCGGGCTGGGACCGGTTCATGCCCTGGCGCACGATCGACGGCACCGACCTCTACCGGGAGCCGGGGAACGACAAGCAGACCGACGGTACGGTGCAGCCGGGGCTCGTGACCCTGATCCGGGGCATGCTGGAGCCGCGGCGGTTCCAGGACTACGTGCTCAACTTCATCACGTTCGAGGAGGGCGGCGGGGGAACCGACGGCATCGCCAAGAAGGCGGCCGGGTACCACCAGTACCACGCCGTGAACCAGGCGCTGGCGTCCACCCTCACCGCCTGCGGCATCGCAGCCGACCCCGGAGCCCTCTACGCCCGGTTCGAGGAGGCGGAGCAGGCCGACCCGTTCGGGGCGTCCCGTGTCCGCGAGGAAGAGGATCCCCCGGGAAGGTTCGGGGACCGCCGGGCCGGGGTGATCTGGCACACCCAGGGCTCGGGCAAAAGCCTCTCCATGGTGTTCTACGCGAGCAAGGTGATCCGCCACCCGGCCATGGAGAACCCCACCATCGTGGTGCTGACCGACCGCAACGACCTGGACAACCAGCTCTTCGCCACGTTCGCGGCCAACCGGCAGATCCTGCGCCAGACGCCGGTGCAGGCGGAGAGCCGGGCCCATCTTCGGGATCTCCTCCAGGTGGCGTCGGGCGGGGTGATCTTCACGACGATCCAGAAGTTCTTCCCCGAGAACCGGGGCGAGGGCCACCCTCTGCTCTCGGCGCGGCGCAACGTCGTGGTGATCGCCGACGAGGCCCACCGCAGCCAGTACGACTTCATCGACGGGTTCGCCCGGCACATGCGCGATGCTCTGCCCAACGCCTCGTTCATCGGGTTCACCGGCACCCCCCTCGAGAAGGACGATCGGAGCACCCGGGCGGTGTTCGGCGACTACATCTCGATCTACGACGTGCAGCGGGCCGTGGAGGACGGCGCCACGGTGCCCATCTACTACGAGTGCCGGCTGGCCCGGATCGAGCTGGACGAGGACGAGAAGCCCCGGCTCGACGAGGCGTTCGAGGAGATCACGGAGGACGAGGAGAACGAGGTCCGAAAGCAGCGGCTCCGCACCAGGTGGGCCTCGCTCGAAGCCCTGGTGGGGGCCGAAAAGCGGCTGCGCCTGGTGGCCGAGGACCTGGTGGCCCACTTCGAGCGGCGGCAGGAGGCCCTGTTCGGCAAGGGCATGATCGTGTGCATGAGCCGCCGGATCTGCGTGGCGATGTACGAGGCCATCGCCCGGCTCTGGCCGGAGTGGCACAGCGACGACGACACCAAGGGCAGGATCAAGGTGGTGATGACGGGCTTGGCCTTGGACCCGGCCTCCTGGCAGCCCCACATCCGCAACAGGGCCGGCCGGGACCTGCTGGCGCGGCGGTTCAAGGACCCGGACGACGAGCTCCAGCTCGTGATCGTGCGCGACATGTGGCTCACCGGGTTCGACGTGCCGTGCCTGCACACAATGTACGTGGACAAGCCCATGGGCGGCCACAACCTGATGCAGGCCATCGCGCGGGTGAACCGGGTGTTTCGCGACAAGCCCGGCGGGCTGGTGGTGGACTACCTGGGCATCGCCGACTCGCTCAAGAGGGCGCTCGCCGTGTACGCGGAGAGCGGGGGCCGGGGCAGGGCCACGGTGGACCAGGCCGAGGCCGTGGCGGTGATGCGCGAGAAGTACGAGATCGTCCGAGGCATCCTGCACGGGTTCGACTGCTCCGCCCTGGTGGGGGCGCCCCCTGCCGAGCGGCTCCAGGGCATCGCGGACGCCATGGATTTCGTGCTCGCCCAGGAGGACGGCAAGCGGCGGTTCCTGACGGCGGTGGCCGCGCTCTCCAAGGCCTTCGCCCTGGCCGTGCCCCACGAGGAGGCGCTGGCCATCCGCGACGAGGTGGGCCTGTTCCAGGACATCCGGGCCGCCATGGTGAAGGCCACGGCAGGCCCGGGCGGGCGGCCGCCCGAGGAGGTGGAGGCCGCGGTGCGCCAGCTCGTGTCGCGGGCGGTGTCGGGCGCCGACGTGGTGGACATCTTCGCCGCGGCAGGCTTGCGGAAACCGGACATCTCGATCCTCTCCGACGAGTTCCTGGCCGAGGTCCGGAACCTGCCCCAGAAGAACCTGGCCGTGGAGGCGCTCCAAAAGCTCCTGAGGGACGAGATCCGGGTGGGACTGCGGAAGAACGTGGTGCAGGAGCGGGCGTTCTCGGAGCTCCTGGAGGAGGCGCTCCGGAAGTACCACAACCGGGTCGTCACGGCGGCCCAGGTGATCGAGGAGCTGATCGCCATCGCGAAGCGGTTCCAGGACGCTAGGAAGCGGGGCGAGAAGCTCGGCCTGACGGAGGACGAGGCGGCCTTCTACGACGCCCTGGCCGCCAACGAGAGCGCGGTGGAGGTGCTCGGGGACGAGACGCTCAAGCAGATCGCCCACGAGCTGGTGGACAAGGTGCGGCGT
This is a stretch of genomic DNA from Deferrisoma camini S3R1. It encodes these proteins:
- a CDS encoding type I restriction endonuclease subunit R; the encoded protein is MTQLSEDAIEQMALAELQALGWQTAYGPDLAPDGDRPERESYGDVVLVGRLRDALVRINPELPGAAVEEALRKVLTPESPALIENNRRFHRMLTDGVDVSWMGPEGERHGKAWLLDVEHPERNDWLAVNQFTVVEGKRTRRPDLVLFVNGLPLAVIELKNPGDEQATLRQAFRQLQTYKREIPALFTYNGIGVISDGMRARFGTLASGWDRFMPWRTIDGTDLYREPGNDKQTDGTVQPGLVTLIRGMLEPRRFQDYVLNFITFEEGGGGTDGIAKKAAGYHQYHAVNQALASTLTACGIAADPGALYARFEEAEQADPFGASRVREEEDPPGRFGDRRAGVIWHTQGSGKSLSMVFYASKVIRHPAMENPTIVVLTDRNDLDNQLFATFAANRQILRQTPVQAESRAHLRDLLQVASGGVIFTTIQKFFPENRGEGHPLLSARRNVVVIADEAHRSQYDFIDGFARHMRDALPNASFIGFTGTPLEKDDRSTRAVFGDYISIYDVQRAVEDGATVPIYYECRLARIELDEDEKPRLDEAFEEITEDEENEVRKQRLRTRWASLEALVGAEKRLRLVAEDLVAHFERRQEALFGKGMIVCMSRRICVAMYEAIARLWPEWHSDDDTKGRIKVVMTGLALDPASWQPHIRNRAGRDLLARRFKDPDDELQLVIVRDMWLTGFDVPCLHTMYVDKPMGGHNLMQAIARVNRVFRDKPGGLVVDYLGIADSLKRALAVYAESGGRGRATVDQAEAVAVMREKYEIVRGILHGFDCSALVGAPPAERLQGIADAMDFVLAQEDGKRRFLTAVAALSKAFALAVPHEEALAIRDEVGLFQDIRAAMVKATAGPGGRPPEEVEAAVRQLVSRAVSGADVVDIFAAAGLRKPDISILSDEFLAEVRNLPQKNLAVEALQKLLRDEIRVGLRKNVVQERAFSELLEEALRKYHNRVVTAAQVIEELIAIAKRFQDARKRGEKLGLTEDEAAFYDALAANESAVEVLGDETLKQIAHELVDKVRRSVTVDWTRRESARAQLRILVKRILRRYGYPPDKQERATELVLEQTEVLCEDWVAA